Proteins from a single region of Rhodospirillales bacterium:
- the modD gene encoding ModD protein translates to MPMMLCDRLLESFLDEDVARGDLTTHALAIGRRPGTIRFAVRAPAVVCCVEEAERLLIRAGVSTRRYRASGDAVEANTLLLEGDGPAAALHAVWKTAQTLLESACGIATAMRRIVEAARGISPDISVECTRKATPGTRVLAARSVIAGGGSMHRLGLSESILIFPQHAAFLGTAKDPGGTTALCERLPVLRRQHPGKKIMVEAWSMDSAVLLAEAGADVVQVDKFDVDAVRELVKRTCGLTPAVAIAAAGGINASNAAAYAATGCAALVTSAPYWAKPIDVTVTIEAR, encoded by the coding sequence ATGCCGATGATGCTGTGCGATCGGCTGCTTGAGTCGTTCCTCGACGAAGACGTGGCGCGGGGCGACTTGACCACCCACGCGCTCGCCATCGGCCGTCGCCCAGGGACGATCCGCTTCGCCGTGCGGGCGCCCGCCGTGGTCTGTTGCGTCGAAGAAGCGGAGCGCCTTCTCATCCGCGCCGGCGTGAGTACCCGGCGTTACCGCGCCAGCGGCGATGCGGTCGAGGCGAATACGTTGCTGCTGGAGGGCGACGGTCCGGCGGCGGCGCTCCATGCCGTCTGGAAGACGGCACAGACCCTGCTCGAATCGGCGTGCGGCATCGCCACCGCGATGCGACGCATCGTCGAGGCGGCGCGCGGAATCTCGCCCGACATCTCGGTTGAATGCACGCGCAAGGCAACGCCGGGCACGCGGGTGCTGGCGGCGCGGAGCGTCATCGCCGGCGGTGGATCGATGCACCGGCTCGGATTGTCTGAGAGCATCCTGATCTTCCCGCAGCACGCCGCCTTTCTTGGTACGGCGAAGGACCCGGGTGGGACGACCGCTCTGTGCGAGCGGTTGCCGGTGCTGCGCCGGCAGCACCCAGGAAAAAAGATCATGGTCGAGGCCTGGTCGATGGACTCGGCGGTCCTGCTCGCCGAGGCCGGTGCCGACGTCGTCCAGGTCGACAAGTTTGACGTCGATGCCGTACGCGAACTGGTCAAGCGCACCTGTGGCCTTACGCCAGCGGTCGCCATCGCCGCCGCCGGCGGCATTAACGCCAGTAATGCTGCGGCCTACGCCGCCACCGGCTGCGCCGCCCTGGTGACGTCGGCGCCTTATTGGGCAAAGCCCATAGACGTGACGGTGACGATCGAGGCACGCTGA
- a CDS encoding translation initiation factor IF-3 → MAKSPLAQAPAREGPRVNEEIIVPEVRVVGVDGEMLGVMPIRAAIQMAFDAGLDLVEIAAAADPPVCKILDIGKYKYEAQKKKNEARKKQKIIEVKEIKMRPGIDEHDYQVKMRSMRRFLEEGDKVKVTIRFRGRELVHQDLGLRVLQRVREELGELGKVEQMPRIEGRQMVMVLTSR, encoded by the coding sequence ATCGCCAAGTCACCGTTAGCGCAAGCGCCGGCTCGGGAGGGGCCACGCGTGAACGAGGAAATCATCGTCCCGGAGGTGCGCGTCGTCGGCGTCGACGGCGAGATGTTGGGCGTGATGCCGATCCGCGCAGCCATTCAGATGGCCTTCGATGCCGGCCTCGATCTAGTGGAAATCGCCGCCGCAGCCGATCCACCAGTGTGCAAGATCCTCGACATCGGAAAATACAAATACGAAGCTCAGAAAAAGAAGAACGAGGCACGCAAAAAACAAAAAATCATCGAGGTCAAAGAAATAAAAATGCGCCCCGGCATCGATGAACATGATTACCAAGTCAAGATGCGCAGCATGCGTCGTTTCCTTGAAGAAGGGGACAAGGTCAAGGTCACTATCCGCTTTCGCGGCCGCGAACTTGTCCACCAGGATCTTGGATTGCGCGTCCTACAGCGCGTGCGCGAAGAACTCGGCGAACTTGGGAAAGTCGAGCAGATGCCGCGGATTGAAGGGCGGCAGATGGTCATGGTGCTGACATCGCGGTAA
- the thrS gene encoding threonine--tRNA ligase produces the protein MNVEHSPGTPYECCIIALKVGGSTKGQEQVSPGAAREKTPFAGALALVPWLDFVVRVYKAFFQRAIIAPEKGTVEALDHVARAPQAGDGPVRITLPDGSVRVFDRGVSGGEIASDIAASLAKAALALRVDGALKDLATIIDRDAEVAIVTTRDKDALELIRHDAAHVMAEAVQELWPGTQVTIGPAIENGFYYDFARAEPFTPEDLPKIEQRMREIVDRNEPIIREEWERDAAVEYFKGRGEHYKAELIAAIPPGEPVSIYRQGNWLDLCRGPHLPSTGKLPKAFKLMKVAGSYWRGDSRNAMLQRIYGTAWTSKAELDAHLTMLEEAEKRDHRRLGREMNLFHFQEEAAGSVFWHPHGWTLYRVLQDYMRDRLEAEAYVEVRTPQLFDRSLWEKSGHWEKFREHMFTAESEDKILALKPMNCPGHVQIYKQGIKSYRDLPLRMAEFGSCHRNEPSGALHGLMRVRAFTQDDAHIFCTEEQITAETLAFCDLLRSIYADFGFTDIVVKFSDRPTKRAGADEIWDKAESALRDATAQAGIETILNPGEGAFYGPKLEFVLRDAIGRDWQLGTLQVDFVLPERLDATYVGEDGGKHRPVMLHRAVLGSFERFTGILIEHYAGRLPMWLAPVQVVVATITNEADDYAARVLAALRDKGLRADADLRNEKINYKVREHSLAKVPYMFVVGRQEIEIEKVNVRVLGSGSQAVSLGAHSLERAIGALVELRREKCSRDIAIGPYLQGN, from the coding sequence ATGAACGTCGAACATTCGCCCGGAACCCCGTATGAATGTTGTATAATTGCCCTGAAGGTGGGAGGCTCGACTAAGGGGCAGGAGCAGGTCTCTCCGGGCGCTGCACGCGAGAAGACCCCGTTCGCGGGCGCTTTGGCGCTTGTGCCTTGGCTCGACTTCGTTGTGCGCGTATATAAGGCGTTCTTTCAACGCGCAATCATCGCCCCGGAGAAAGGAACGGTCGAGGCTTTGGACCACGTCGCACGCGCACCGCAAGCCGGGGATGGCCCCGTTCGCATCACCTTACCCGACGGCAGTGTGCGGGTCTTCGATCGTGGCGTGTCAGGCGGCGAGATCGCCAGCGATATCGCCGCCTCGCTGGCCAAGGCGGCGCTGGCGCTGCGCGTCGACGGCGCGTTGAAGGATCTGGCCACGATCATCGATCGTGATGCCGAGGTCGCGATCGTCACCACGAGGGACAAGGACGCGCTGGAGCTGATCCGCCACGACGCCGCGCACGTCATGGCTGAGGCGGTGCAGGAGTTGTGGCCGGGCACGCAAGTGACCATCGGGCCCGCGATCGAGAACGGTTTCTATTACGATTTCGCCAGGGCCGAGCCGTTCACCCCGGAGGACCTGCCGAAGATCGAGCAGCGGATGCGCGAGATCGTCGATCGCAACGAGCCGATTATCCGCGAGGAGTGGGAGCGCGACGCCGCTGTCGAATACTTCAAGGGACGGGGTGAGCATTATAAGGCCGAGCTGATCGCCGCCATTCCGCCGGGCGAGCCGGTGAGCATCTACCGTCAGGGAAACTGGCTCGATCTCTGCCGCGGCCCGCATCTGCCGTCGACCGGCAAGCTGCCGAAGGCGTTCAAGCTGATGAAGGTCGCAGGCTCCTATTGGCGCGGCGATTCACGCAATGCCATGCTTCAGCGGATCTACGGCACCGCCTGGACGAGCAAGGCGGAGCTCGACGCCCACCTGACCATGCTCGAGGAGGCGGAAAAGCGCGACCACCGCCGGCTCGGCCGGGAAATGAACCTCTTCCACTTCCAGGAGGAGGCGGCGGGATCGGTGTTCTGGCACCCGCACGGCTGGACCCTCTACCGGGTGCTGCAGGACTATATGCGCGACCGCCTCGAGGCCGAAGCTTACGTCGAGGTGCGCACGCCACAGCTCTTCGACCGCTCGCTGTGGGAGAAGTCCGGGCACTGGGAGAAATTCCGCGAACACATGTTCACCGCCGAGTCCGAGGACAAGATCCTCGCGCTCAAGCCGATGAACTGTCCCGGGCATGTGCAGATCTATAAGCAGGGCATCAAAAGCTATCGCGACCTGCCGCTGCGCATGGCCGAGTTCGGCTCGTGCCACCGCAACGAGCCGTCGGGAGCGCTGCACGGGCTGATGCGCGTGCGCGCCTTCACCCAGGATGACGCGCACATCTTCTGCACCGAAGAGCAGATTACCGCCGAGACCCTCGCCTTCTGCGATCTGCTGCGCAGCATCTACGCCGACTTTGGCTTTACCGATATCGTCGTGAAGTTCTCTGACCGGCCGACCAAGCGCGCCGGCGCCGACGAAATCTGGGACAAGGCCGAAAGCGCGCTGCGCGACGCAACCGCGCAGGCCGGAATCGAGACCATCCTCAATCCCGGCGAGGGCGCGTTCTATGGGCCCAAGCTCGAGTTCGTGCTGCGCGACGCGATCGGTCGCGACTGGCAGCTCGGCACCCTTCAGGTCGACTTCGTATTGCCCGAGCGGCTCGATGCGACCTATGTCGGCGAGGACGGCGGCAAGCACAGGCCGGTCATGCTGCACCGGGCGGTTCTCGGCTCGTTTGAGCGCTTCACCGGCATCCTCATCGAGCACTACGCCGGACGGCTACCGATGTGGCTGGCACCGGTCCAGGTGGTGGTGGCGACAATCACCAACGAGGCGGATGACTACGCGGCGCGCGTTCTAGCGGCGCTGCGCGATAAGGGGCTGCGAGCAGACGCCGACCTGCGCAATGAAAAAATCAACTACAAGGTCCGCGAGCACTCGCTCGCCAAGGTTCCGTATATGTTTGTCGTCGGACGACAGGAGATCGAGATCGAGAAGGTCAATGTGCGCGTGCTCGGTAGCGGTTCCCAGGCTGTTAGCCTTGGTGCACACAGCCTTGAGCGCGCCATTGGGGCCCTTGTCGAATTAAGAAGAGAGAAGTGTAGCCGTGACATTGCCATCGGCCCCTACCTCCAGGGCAACTAG
- a CDS encoding D-alanyl-D-alanine carboxypeptidase, whose translation MIHFRRIVLGLALLVALMCQVPQSMAAMSSFIMDAESGRTLQSARAETRRAPASLTKMMTLYLLFEALDRGKVSLNTRFAVSRHAAAQPPTKLGLPPGRTIRVRDAMLALATKSANDIAVVVAEGLAGSETAFARRMTQKARALGMKSTTFRNASGLDATGHVSTARDMARLGRALLNDYPQHSRIFATRAFRYGKATYPNHNRLLGVYRGLDGIKTGYTHKAGFNLVATAKRDGRRVIGVVMGAKTSSERNTLMVRLLDKGFALAKTKVKVASRSKRAAKRGRFAAAPNRPKSAYAARMKAPAGTRTAKKTARVAIAGRAALAPPKGRPAQQSARLGR comes from the coding sequence GTGATTCATTTCCGCCGTATCGTTCTCGGGCTCGCCTTGTTGGTGGCGCTGATGTGCCAAGTGCCGCAATCCATGGCGGCAATGTCTTCGTTCATCATGGACGCCGAAAGCGGACGGACCTTGCAATCCGCTAGAGCCGAGACGCGGCGGGCGCCAGCATCATTGACCAAGATGATGACGCTTTATTTGCTCTTCGAGGCGCTCGATCGCGGAAAAGTCAGTCTCAATACGCGCTTTGCCGTTTCCCGCCACGCCGCCGCGCAGCCGCCGACGAAGCTCGGCCTGCCGCCGGGCCGGACGATCCGGGTACGCGATGCGATGCTTGCCCTGGCGACGAAATCGGCCAATGACATCGCCGTCGTCGTCGCCGAGGGCCTCGCCGGCAGCGAGACCGCGTTTGCCCGGCGCATGACACAAAAGGCGCGCGCTCTCGGCATGAAGAGCACGACATTCCGCAATGCATCTGGGCTCGACGCCACCGGGCACGTCTCTACGGCCCGCGACATGGCGCGTCTCGGGCGGGCCTTGCTCAACGACTATCCCCAGCATTCGCGTATTTTCGCAACACGCGCGTTTCGATACGGGAAGGCGACGTACCCCAATCACAACCGCCTGCTCGGAGTCTACCGCGGCCTCGACGGTATCAAGACCGGCTACACCCATAAGGCCGGCTTCAATCTGGTGGCAACGGCCAAACGCGACGGTCGGCGCGTCATCGGCGTGGTGATGGGGGCCAAGACGTCATCGGAACGCAACACGCTGATGGTCCGCCTACTCGACAAGGGGTTCGCGCTCGCCAAGACGAAAGTCAAGGTCGCGTCCCGGTCCAAGCGCGCGGCGAAACGGGGCCGCTTCGCGGCCGCGCCGAATCGGCCGAAAAGCGCCTACGCGGCACGCATGAAAGCGCCGGCGGGCACGCGCACGGCGAAAAAGACGGCTCGCGTGGCGATAGCCGGCCGTGCGGCGCTGGCGCCGCCAAAAGGCAGGCCCGCGCAGCAAAGTGCCCGTCTAGGCCGGTAA
- a CDS encoding alpha/beta hydrolase, whose amino-acid sequence MSTTEPLATAPQRLPDDDGAFIAYHRTPGLRPGVVFLTGYMSDMTGQKALRLEEHCRSHDRAFVRFDYFGHGASFGAFTDGTIGRWADDAIRVLDQLTDGPQVLVGSSLGGWIMLLAARARPQRIAGLLGVAAAPDFTEDLILPVLSPGERRTLERDGVVPMFSPYDPQPTPVAQRLLVEAREHLVLRQPIALQCPVRLIHGMRDPDVPWKTALRLADCLVGDDIEITLVKAGDHRLSTPGDLDRLCDALDLLLRRIEASPHAR is encoded by the coding sequence ATGAGCACCACTGAGCCGCTCGCGACCGCGCCACAACGATTGCCCGATGACGATGGAGCGTTCATCGCCTATCACCGCACGCCGGGCCTGCGCCCGGGTGTCGTCTTTCTGACCGGCTATATGTCGGATATGACCGGGCAAAAGGCGCTGCGCCTCGAAGAGCACTGCCGATCGCACGATCGCGCCTTCGTTCGTTTTGACTATTTCGGCCACGGTGCGTCGTTTGGCGCCTTCACCGATGGGACGATAGGACGCTGGGCGGACGATGCCATCCGCGTCCTCGACCAGTTGACGGACGGACCGCAAGTGCTGGTCGGCTCGAGCCTCGGCGGCTGGATCATGCTGCTCGCCGCGCGCGCCCGCCCGCAGCGCATCGCCGGCCTGCTCGGGGTCGCCGCGGCACCGGACTTCACCGAGGACCTGATTCTGCCGGTGCTCTCGCCCGGCGAGCGGCGGACGCTCGAGCGCGACGGCGTCGTGCCGATGTTCAGCCCTTACGATCCGCAGCCGACGCCCGTGGCCCAGCGTCTCCTGGTTGAGGCTCGCGAGCATCTGGTGCTTCGCCAACCGATCGCGCTGCAGTGCCCGGTGCGGCTGATTCACGGCATGCGTGATCCCGACGTGCCGTGGAAGACAGCGCTGCGACTGGCCGATTGCCTTGTCGGCGACGATATCGAGATCACCTTGGTGAAGGCTGGCGATCATCGGCTTTCCACGCCCGGCGACCTCGACCGCCTGTGCGATGCGCTGGACTTGCTGCTACGGCGGATTGAAGCCTCACCGCACGCAAGGTAG
- a CDS encoding AMP-binding protein, which produces MTPTEAFLEARNFLLTQRGDYDRAYAKFRWPELDSFNWAIDWFDVFARSNNRPALWVSSRDAGETKLSFRELSNRSNQVANFLRGHGVRRGDRILLMLSNVVPFWETMLAAIKLGAVVIPATTMLTRDELLDRFERGDVRHVVAGGGDAGKFADIKADYSRIAVGKAPAGWTKFEDAYRASSEYTPHGPTPANAPLLLYFTSGTTAKPKLVEHTHQSYPVGHLSTMYWLGLREGDVHLNISAPGWAKHAWSGFFAPWNAGATVFVYNYLRFNAKTMLDVIVRHGVTSLCAPPMIWRQFVQEENLANYPVRLREIVSSGQPLDPEITQHVEKEWGLTLRDGYGQTETTAMIGQTPGRKPKAGSMGRPLPGYDVALLDAEGNEADEGEIAVRLDPRPAGLMLGYQDEWKKTVDPASGGYYRTGDVASRDADGCYAYVGRADDLFKASDCRISPFEIESVLIEHEAIAVAAVVPCQDALGRTVPKVVIELCDGFAPNKALANEIFRFALGHLAPYKRIRRVEFADVPKTLTGKIRRVDLRKRENDLREAGERGPLEFREEDFPALEDAV; this is translated from the coding sequence ATGACACCGACGGAAGCGTTTCTCGAAGCGCGCAACTTCCTGCTGACGCAGCGTGGAGACTACGATCGGGCGTATGCGAAATTTCGCTGGCCGGAACTCGACAGCTTCAACTGGGCGATCGACTGGTTCGACGTCTTTGCCCGCAGCAACAACCGCCCGGCGTTGTGGGTGTCGAGCCGCGATGCCGGCGAGACCAAATTATCGTTTCGCGAGCTGTCCAATCGCTCGAACCAGGTCGCCAACTTCCTGCGCGGTCACGGCGTGCGCCGCGGCGACCGGATCTTGCTGATGCTGAGCAATGTTGTTCCTTTCTGGGAGACGATGCTGGCGGCGATCAAGCTCGGCGCCGTCGTCATTCCGGCGACGACGATGCTCACCCGCGACGAACTGCTCGACCGCTTCGAGCGCGGCGACGTGCGCCACGTTGTCGCCGGCGGCGGCGATGCCGGAAAATTCGCCGATATCAAGGCGGACTATTCGCGCATTGCCGTCGGCAAGGCGCCTGCGGGCTGGACGAAATTCGAAGATGCCTACCGCGCCTCGTCGGAATATACGCCGCATGGTCCAACGCCGGCGAACGCGCCGCTGCTGCTCTACTTCACCTCCGGGACGACGGCGAAACCCAAGCTCGTCGAGCATACCCACCAGAGCTATCCGGTCGGCCACCTCTCGACGATGTACTGGCTGGGGTTGCGCGAAGGCGACGTGCACCTCAACATCAGCGCACCGGGATGGGCGAAGCATGCGTGGAGCGGCTTCTTCGCGCCGTGGAATGCGGGAGCCACGGTCTTCGTCTACAACTACCTGCGGTTCAACGCCAAGACCATGCTCGACGTCATCGTCCGCCATGGCGTTACCTCGCTTTGCGCGCCGCCGATGATCTGGCGGCAGTTCGTGCAGGAAGAAAACCTAGCCAACTATCCGGTGCGCCTCAGGGAAATCGTCAGCTCGGGCCAGCCGCTCGATCCCGAGATTACCCAGCACGTGGAAAAGGAGTGGGGACTGACCTTGCGCGACGGCTACGGGCAGACGGAAACGACGGCGATGATTGGCCAGACCCCCGGACGCAAGCCCAAGGCAGGCTCGATGGGCCGGCCGCTTCCCGGTTATGACGTCGCGTTGCTTGATGCCGAAGGCAACGAGGCGGACGAGGGCGAGATCGCCGTACGCCTCGATCCGCGGCCCGCCGGGCTGATGCTGGGATACCAGGATGAATGGAAGAAGACCGTCGATCCGGCGAGCGGCGGATACTACCGGACGGGAGACGTCGCATCGCGCGACGCCGATGGCTGCTATGCCTACGTTGGCCGGGCGGACGACCTGTTCAAGGCGTCGGACTGCCGCATCAGCCCGTTCGAGATCGAAAGCGTGCTCATCGAACACGAGGCGATCGCGGTCGCGGCCGTCGTTCCCTGCCAGGACGCGCTTGGCCGCACCGTGCCGAAGGTGGTGATCGAGCTGTGTGACGGGTTTGCGCCCAATAAGGCGCTCGCCAACGAGATCTTTCGCTTCGCGCTTGGCCATCTCGCCCCCTACAAGCGCATCCGTCGCGTTGAGTTTGCCGATGTGCCAAAGACGCTGACCGGCAAAATTCGCCGTGTCGATCTGCGCAAGCGTGAAAACGATCTGCGCGAGGCCGGTGAACGCGGTCCCCTTGAATTCCGGGAGGAGGATTTCCCGGCGCTGGAAGACGCTGTATGA
- a CDS encoding AMP-binding protein, which yields MTPTETFVRARDFLVAHRDDYASAYADFRWPAFETFNWALDWFDVQARGNERPALWVVEEDGGEQKLSFAELAVRSNRVANFLRAKGVRRGDRILLMLNNVVPLWETMLASIKLGSVVIPATTLLAHDDLLDRFERGGVRHVVVGAADAGKFADLPGDYTRIVVGGIAEGWTPFEDAYDAAPAFTPEGPTPATDPILLYFTSGTTSKPKLVEHSHQSYPVGHLSTMYWLGLREGDVHLNISSAGWAKHAWSCFFAPWNAGATVFICNYARFNAKAVLDVVARYGVTTLCAPPTVWRLFIQENLAAFPVKLREVIGAGEPLNPEIIDQVRRAWGLTLRDGYGQTETTAQIGNSPGQVLKPGSMGRPMPGYRVALLDPDGNEAAEGEISLAVDPRPTGLMIGYKDDPEKTAEVSRGGYYRTGDVAARDGDGYITYIGRTDDVFKASDYRISPFELESVLIEHEAVAEAAVVPSPDPLRLAVPKAVVVLVAGRKPSAELAEDILRFARARLAPYKRIRRLEFAELPKTISGKIRRVELRRHENAMRRDGERGELEFWEEDFPALKVGA from the coding sequence ATGACACCAACAGAAACGTTTGTGCGCGCGCGGGATTTTCTCGTTGCGCACCGGGATGACTATGCCTCAGCCTATGCTGACTTTCGCTGGCCTGCATTCGAGACGTTCAACTGGGCACTTGACTGGTTCGACGTTCAGGCGCGCGGCAACGAACGCCCGGCGCTGTGGGTCGTCGAGGAAGATGGCGGCGAGCAGAAGCTTTCGTTCGCAGAGTTGGCCGTCCGGTCCAACCGTGTCGCCAACTTCCTGCGGGCCAAGGGCGTGCGCCGGGGCGATCGCATTCTGCTGATGTTGAACAACGTCGTGCCGCTGTGGGAGACGATGCTGGCGTCGATCAAGCTGGGCTCTGTGGTCATTCCGGCGACGACGCTGCTGGCCCATGACGACCTGCTGGACCGCTTCGAGCGCGGTGGCGTCCGTCACGTCGTCGTCGGCGCGGCCGATGCCGGCAAGTTCGCCGATCTGCCAGGAGACTATACGCGCATCGTCGTTGGCGGCATCGCCGAAGGCTGGACGCCGTTCGAGGACGCGTACGACGCGGCGCCCGCGTTTACTCCGGAGGGGCCGACGCCGGCGACCGATCCGATCCTGCTCTATTTCACCTCCGGTACGACCTCGAAACCCAAGCTCGTCGAGCATAGCCATCAGAGCTATCCGGTCGGCCATCTTTCGACCATGTACTGGCTCGGCCTGCGCGAGGGTGATGTTCATCTCAACATCAGCTCGGCCGGATGGGCGAAACACGCGTGGAGCTGCTTCTTCGCGCCCTGGAACGCCGGGGCCACCGTGTTTATCTGCAACTACGCGCGGTTCAACGCCAAGGCGGTGCTCGATGTCGTCGCCCGCTACGGCGTGACGACGCTGTGCGCGCCGCCGACCGTCTGGCGGCTGTTCATCCAGGAGAATCTCGCTGCGTTCCCGGTAAAGCTGCGAGAGGTGATCGGTGCGGGCGAGCCACTCAATCCTGAGATCATCGATCAGGTGAGGAGGGCATGGGGCCTGACCTTGCGTGACGGGTACGGCCAGACCGAGACGACGGCGCAGATCGGCAATTCGCCCGGTCAGGTGCTCAAGCCGGGTTCGATGGGCCGGCCGATGCCGGGCTACCGGGTGGCGCTGCTCGATCCGGACGGCAACGAGGCCGCCGAGGGGGAGATTTCCCTTGCCGTCGATCCGCGGCCGACCGGTCTGATGATCGGCTACAAGGACGATCCGGAAAAGACGGCCGAGGTCAGCCGCGGCGGCTACTACCGCACCGGCGACGTCGCCGCGCGCGATGGCGATGGCTATATTACCTACATCGGCCGTACCGATGATGTCTTCAAAGCGTCCGACTACCGGATCAGCCCGTTCGAGCTGGAGAGCGTGCTGATCGAGCATGAAGCGGTGGCCGAGGCTGCGGTGGTGCCGAGCCCCGATCCGTTGCGGCTCGCGGTGCCGAAGGCGGTGGTCGTCCTCGTCGCAGGGCGCAAGCCGTCTGCCGAACTCGCCGAGGACATCCTGCGCTTCGCCCGGGCGCGGCTCGCGCCTTATAAGCGTATCCGTCGCCTCGAATTTGCCGAGCTGCCGAAGACGATTTCCGGCAAGATCCGCAGAGTCGAGCTACGCCGGCATGAGAACGCCATGCGTCGGGACGGCGAGCGCGGCGAGCTCGAATTCTGGGAAGAGGATTTCCCGGCGCTCAAGGTCGGAGCCTGA
- a CDS encoding acyl-CoA dehydrogenase family protein produces MVLTEEQTMIRDMARAFASEQLAPHAEEWDRTHAFPADAIRQMGELGLLGMLVPEAWDGAGADHVAYALAIEEVAAGDGACSTIMSVHNSVACMPILKFGNDQQKERFLRPMARGELLGAFALTEPQAGSDAANLRCRAARDGDDYVLNGVKQFITSGKNGDVVIVFAVTDPAAGKKGITAFIVPTNTPGYAVTHIESKMGQRASDTAQITFENMRLPAANRLGAEGEGYKIALANLEGGRIGIASQSVGMARAAYEAALAYAKERETFRRPIIEHQAVAFRLADMATEIDAARLMVLRAADLRERGEPCLTEASMAKLFASEMAERVCSKAIQTLGGYGYVADFPVERIFRDVRVAQIYEGTSDVQRIVISRAIAHQ; encoded by the coding sequence ATGGTGCTGACCGAAGAACAGACGATGATCCGCGACATGGCGCGTGCGTTCGCCAGCGAGCAGCTCGCGCCGCACGCCGAGGAATGGGACCGGACCCACGCGTTTCCGGCCGATGCCATCCGTCAAATGGGCGAACTCGGTCTGCTCGGCATGCTGGTGCCGGAGGCGTGGGACGGGGCAGGCGCCGATCATGTCGCCTATGCACTCGCCATCGAGGAGGTGGCCGCCGGCGATGGTGCCTGCTCGACGATCATGAGCGTGCACAACTCAGTCGCGTGCATGCCGATCCTCAAGTTCGGTAATGACCAGCAGAAGGAACGCTTTCTCCGGCCGATGGCCCGTGGCGAACTGCTCGGCGCTTTCGCCCTGACCGAACCGCAGGCGGGATCGGATGCGGCAAACCTCCGTTGCCGGGCGGCGCGGGACGGTGACGACTACGTACTCAATGGCGTCAAGCAGTTCATCACCTCGGGCAAAAATGGCGATGTCGTCATTGTCTTCGCTGTGACTGATCCCGCCGCCGGCAAGAAGGGTATCACCGCCTTCATCGTGCCCACCAATACCCCGGGCTACGCCGTGACCCACATCGAGTCGAAAATGGGCCAGCGCGCCTCCGATACGGCACAGATCACCTTCGAGAACATGCGGTTGCCGGCGGCCAACCGGCTGGGCGCGGAGGGCGAGGGTTACAAGATCGCCCTCGCCAACCTCGAGGGCGGCCGCATCGGCATCGCCTCGCAATCGGTCGGCATGGCACGGGCGGCCTATGAAGCGGCCCTTGCCTACGCCAAGGAGCGTGAGACGTTCCGCAGGCCGATCATCGAACATCAGGCGGTTGCTTTCCGCCTCGCCGACATGGCGACGGAGATCGACGCGGCGCGGTTGATGGTGCTGCGGGCGGCGGACTTAAGGGAGCGGGGGGAGCCATGCTTGACGGAAGCCTCGATGGCGAAGCTGTTTGCCTCAGAGATGGCCGAACGGGTGTGTTCGAAGGCGATCCAGACCCTGGGCGGTTACGGATATGTTGCCGACTTCCCGGTCGAGCGCATCTTTCGCGACGTTCGCGTCGCGCAAATCTACGAAGGGACTTCGGACGTCCAGCGGATCGTCATCAGCCGGGCGATCGCCCATCAGTGA